The Fusobacterium sp. JB019 genome has a segment encoding these proteins:
- a CDS encoding AAA family ATPase: MLRRKLYNSLVEWKEKSQGKTALLIDGARRIGKSFLCEEFGKNEYKSYLIIDFGNIAKEIIDIFENESTNLDLFFLKLSAFYGVQLFQRESLIIFDEVQQYPKARQLIKYLVKDGRYDYVETGSLLSLKRNTENIILPSEEKHLQMYPLDFEEFLWALGDTGTIPLIKLCFEEKKPLGQGLHRKIMNDFRQYILVGGMPQAVNEYIETKDFAKVDEIKRDILTLYRNDIAKFAKGYENKVISIFDEIPSQLSRKEKKYKLSSISKKARYREYEDAFMWLNDAMISNSCYNSTDPNLGLSLNCDFSTRKCYLMDTGLLVTQTFMDGSYTDNDLYKAVLFNKLNINEGMLMENVVAQILKTNGNSLFFYSKYDKNKNNNMELDFIIKDKNNFKKISPIEVKSASYRKHSSLDKFRNKFKERIGTSYILYQKDVLIKENVVHLPIYMAMFL, encoded by the coding sequence ATGTTAAGAAGAAAACTATATAATTCCCTAGTTGAATGGAAAGAAAAATCTCAAGGAAAAACAGCATTGCTTATAGATGGAGCTAGAAGAATTGGGAAAAGTTTTTTATGTGAAGAGTTTGGGAAAAATGAATATAAAAGTTATCTAATCATAGATTTTGGAAATATAGCTAAAGAAATAATAGATATATTTGAAAATGAAAGTACAAATCTAGATTTATTTTTTCTGAAATTATCTGCATTTTATGGAGTACAATTGTTTCAAAGGGAAAGTCTAATTATTTTTGATGAAGTACAGCAATATCCTAAGGCAAGACAACTTATTAAATATTTAGTAAAAGATGGAAGATATGATTATGTTGAAACTGGTTCTCTACTTTCTTTAAAGAGAAATACAGAAAATATTATATTACCATCAGAAGAAAAACATCTTCAAATGTATCCTCTTGATTTTGAAGAATTTTTATGGGCTTTAGGAGATACAGGAACAATTCCTCTTATAAAATTATGTTTTGAAGAGAAAAAACCTTTAGGACAAGGACTTCATAGAAAGATAATGAATGATTTTAGACAGTATATCTTAGTTGGAGGAATGCCTCAAGCTGTAAATGAATATATAGAAACAAAAGATTTTGCAAAAGTAGATGAAATTAAAAGAGATATACTAACTTTGTACAGAAATGATATTGCTAAATTTGCTAAGGGATATGAGAATAAAGTAATATCTATTTTTGATGAAATTCCTAGTCAACTATCAAGAAAAGAAAAAAAATATAAATTAAGTTCTATATCAAAGAAAGCAAGATATAGGGAATATGAAGATGCTTTTATGTGGTTAAATGATGCTATGATTTCTAATTCTTGTTATAACTCAACAGATCCAAATCTTGGACTTAGTTTAAATTGTGATTTTTCTACAAGAAAATGTTACTTGATGGATACTGGATTACTTGTAACTCAAACTTTTATGGATGGAAGTTATACAGACAATGATTTATATAAAGCAGTTCTTTTTAATAAACTAAATATTAATGAAGGAATGCTTATGGAAAATGTTGTTGCTCAAATACTAAAAACAAATGGTAACAGTCTATTTTTTTATTCAAAATATGATAAAAACAAGAATAATAATATGGAATTAGATTTTATTATAAAAGATAAAAATAATTTTAAGAAAATATCTCCTATAGAAGTAAAGTCTGCTTCTTATAGAAAACATTCTTCTCTTGATAAGTTTAGAAATAAATTTAAAGAAAGAATAGGAACATCATATATTTTATATCAAAAAGATGTGTTAATAAAAGAAAATGTAGTTCATTTACCAATTTATATGGCTATGTTTCTTTAG
- a CDS encoding ScpA family protein, translating into MMLKDGEKSKENKDEIVFKLDNFEGPLELLIYLIEKKKVKISEVKISQIIDEYLEIMEDLKNQSLDIKVEFLIMATELLEIKAKSILSIDKEKDSEKELKRKLEEYKLFKQVTTEVRKIENEFNISYSKKDGKQIKKVESKEYDLNKLTLEDVYKTYKKFIDKQEKEFIEIKYEKTYSIEDEKEKILISIYEEEKSLETLFEISESRMHLVYIFLALLDFYKEGVIDIISIEETIFIKRF; encoded by the coding sequence ATGATGTTAAAAGATGGAGAGAAATCAAAGGAAAATAAAGATGAAATAGTTTTCAAATTAGATAATTTTGAAGGGCCACTGGAACTTTTAATTTATTTAATAGAGAAAAAGAAAGTTAAAATTTCAGAGGTTAAAATTTCTCAAATTATAGATGAATATCTAGAGATAATGGAAGATCTTAAGAATCAATCCTTAGATATTAAAGTTGAATTTTTAATTATGGCAACTGAGCTTTTAGAAATTAAAGCAAAATCAATCCTTAGTATTGATAAGGAAAAAGATTCTGAAAAAGAACTTAAGAGAAAACTAGAAGAATATAAATTATTTAAACAAGTTACTACTGAAGTAAGAAAAATTGAAAATGAATTTAATATTTCTTATTCCAAAAAAGATGGAAAACAAATTAAAAAAGTTGAATCTAAGGAATATGATTTAAATAAGCTTACCCTTGAGGATGTATATAAAACTTATAAAAAATTTATTGATAAGCAAGAGAAAGAATTTATTGAGATAAAATATGAAAAAACATATTCCATAGAAGATGAAAAGGAAAAAATACTTATAAGCATCTACGAAGAAGAGAAATCCTTAGAAACTTTATTTGAGATTTCAGAAAGTAGAATGCATTTAGTATATATTTTCCTGGCATTACTTGATTTTTATAAAGAAGGAGTAATTGATATAATTTCAATAGAAGAAACTATATTTATAAAAAGATTTTAG
- the murJ gene encoding murein biosynthesis integral membrane protein MurJ: MFKSGFFMMIITLVSRVLGLARSVVIAYYFGASASTDAFFSAFKISNFFRQLLGEGALGTSFIPLYNEKVKVQGEEEGRKFIFSIMNIVLIFSIIVALCTAIFSKEIIGFIVGGFSYETQMIASYLLRIMSSYFIFIALAGMIGAILNNFKCFALPASTSIFFNLAILGSAILFGRKYGIQAMAYGILLGGAIQLLILLPTFLKKVRGYEFKIIFKDEYLKKLLFLILPMLVGIFARQINTMVDQFFASYLQSGGVSALENATRLYSLPIGVFGISISTVIYPTLSKKIVNNDFKAVEDNILKGLNILMFFVIPSMGVFCFYSKEVVTLLFGYGKFGSEAINVTGSALLFYSLGLYFYTAIHLLTRSFYGMKNSKDPVKFSVISIIVNIILNALLIGPLKYKGLALSTSIAAMCNFGLLFYYFRKKYIKLNCKPLFKFKIKVLAATIISILGSFYIDNIIIKLVIFSLIYLSLWAYPIYKKKLEVF; this comes from the coding sequence ATGTTTAAGAGTGGATTTTTTATGATGATAATAACTTTAGTTAGTCGTGTGTTAGGACTTGCTAGAAGTGTTGTTATAGCATATTATTTTGGAGCATCTGCAAGTACAGATGCTTTTTTTAGTGCCTTTAAAATAAGTAATTTTTTTAGGCAACTACTTGGGGAGGGAGCTCTTGGAACATCTTTCATTCCCCTATATAATGAAAAGGTTAAAGTTCAAGGGGAAGAAGAGGGAAGAAAATTTATATTTTCAATTATGAATATCGTTCTAATCTTTTCTATTATTGTTGCCCTTTGTACAGCTATATTTTCTAAGGAAATAATAGGTTTTATTGTTGGAGGATTCTCTTATGAAACTCAAATGATAGCATCTTATTTACTTAGAATAATGTCATCTTATTTTATATTTATAGCCCTAGCTGGTATGATTGGAGCAATATTAAATAATTTTAAATGCTTTGCATTACCTGCATCAACATCTATATTTTTTAATTTAGCAATACTAGGGTCTGCTATTTTATTTGGTAGAAAATATGGTATACAGGCCATGGCTTATGGTATTTTATTAGGTGGGGCAATACAGTTATTAATTCTTCTTCCTACTTTTTTAAAAAAAGTTAGAGGATATGAATTTAAGATAATATTTAAAGATGAATATTTAAAAAAATTATTATTCTTAATTCTTCCAATGTTAGTTGGAATATTTGCAAGACAGATAAATACAATGGTTGACCAATTCTTTGCATCTTATTTACAAAGTGGAGGAGTTTCAGCCTTAGAAAACGCAACTAGATTATATTCTTTACCTATTGGGGTTTTTGGAATATCAATCTCAACTGTTATTTATCCAACTCTTTCAAAAAAAATAGTTAATAATGATTTTAAAGCTGTGGAAGATAATATATTAAAGGGATTAAATATTTTAATGTTCTTTGTTATTCCTTCTATGGGAGTATTTTGTTTTTATTCAAAGGAAGTTGTTACTTTATTATTTGGATATGGGAAGTTTGGAAGTGAAGCTATAAATGTAACAGGTAGCGCTCTACTTTTCTATTCGTTAGGACTATATTTTTATACGGCAATACATCTATTAACTAGATCTTTTTATGGAATGAAAAACAGTAAAGATCCTGTTAAATTCTCAGTTATTTCTATAATTGTTAATATTATATTAAACGCATTGTTGATTGGTCCTTTAAAATATAAAGGTCTTGCATTATCAACTTCAATTGCTGCTATGTGTAATTTTGGTTTATTATTCTATTATTTTAGAAAAAAATATATTAAGTTAAATTGTAAACCATTATTTAAGTTTAAAATAAAAGTCTTAGCAGCTACTATAATTAGTATTTTAGGAAGTTTCTATATAGATAACATTATTATTAAGTTAGTTATATTCTCACTTATTTATTTATCTTTATGGGCTTATCCTATCTATAAAAAGAAATTAGAGGTATTTTAA
- a CDS encoding single-stranded DNA-binding protein: MNLVVLTGRLTRDPELKYGQSGKAYSRFSIAVDRTFQRGEADFINCVAFGKTAELIGEYLRKGRKVGVQGALQMNRYEVNGEKRTSYDVVVSNIEFLESKSGAGSHAPAEQKTYDKPAPSSAPSAPVDDDEFPF; the protein is encoded by the coding sequence ATGAATTTAGTTGTATTAACAGGAAGATTAACAAGAGACCCTGAATTAAAATACGGTCAAAGCGGTAAGGCTTACTCAAGATTTTCTATAGCTGTTGACAGAACATTTCAAAGAGGTGAAGCTGATTTTATAAATTGTGTAGCATTTGGTAAAACTGCAGAACTTATTGGAGAGTATTTGAGAAAAGGTAGAAAAGTCGGAGTTCAAGGTGCTTTACAAATGAATAGATACGAAGTAAACGGAGAAAAAAGAACATCTTATGATGTTGTAGTTTCAAATATCGAATTTTTAGAATCAAAATCAGGAGCAGGATCTCATGCACCTGCAGAACAAAAAACATATGACAAACCAGCACCATCAAGTGCACCATCTGCACCAGTTGATGATGATGAGTTTCCATTCTAA
- a CDS encoding tyrosine-type recombinase/integrase: MGKKNANSMKFWKKDEYDIFIKGIEDKIMSKVIYDILFYTGIRVGELLALTLNDFNFETKVMSVTKTYAKLKGGKDLIQEPKIPKSRREIVIPGILCDEVKKIC; the protein is encoded by the coding sequence ATGGGAAAAAAGAATGCCAATAGCATGAAGTTTTGGAAAAAAGATGAATATGATATTTTTATAAAAGGAATAGAAGATAAAATAATGTCTAAAGTAATATACGATATACTTTTTTATACAGGTATAAGAGTTGGAGAATTGTTGGCACTTACTTTAAATGATTTTAACTTTGAAACTAAAGTAATGTCAGTAACTAAAACTTATGCTAAATTGAAAGGTGGAAAAGATTTAATTCAAGAGCCTAAAATACCAAAAAGTAGAAGAGAAATAGTTATACCAGGAATTTTATGTGATGAAGTAAAAAAAATTTGCTGA
- the guaA gene encoding glutamine-hydrolyzing GMP synthase, with protein MKKNSIIILDFGSQYNQLIARRIREMGVYAEIVPYFEPIEKIKEREPKGIILSGGPASVYLEDAFMIDKEIYNLGVPIFGICYGMQLTTHLLGGKVEAADKQEFGKAHLLIDDDASPLFEGIPNDSQVWMSHQDHVVELAPGFRQIAHTDSCIATCYNEEKNIYCVQFHPEVTHSEYGKEIYRNFVFNIAKCTKNWSMANYIDETIKNIKEKVGDKKVLLGLSGGVDSSVAATLIHKAIGDQLICIFVDTGLLRKDEAKTVMEVYSEHFHMNIKCVDAEARFLTKLAGVADPEKKRKIIGNEFIEVFNEEASKLKDVDFLAQGTIYPDVIESQSVKGPSMTIKSHHNVGGLPEDMDFTLLEPLRELFKDEVRKVGRELGIPDHMIDRHPFPGPGLGIRILGDVDKEKADILREADAIFIEELRRADLYTKVSQAFVVLLPVKSVGVMGDVRTYEYTAVLRSANTIDFMTATWSRLPFEFLELVSNRIINEVKGINRLTYDISSKPPATIEWE; from the coding sequence ATGAAAAAAAATAGTATTATTATTCTAGACTTTGGTTCTCAATATAACCAATTAATCGCTAGAAGAATAAGAGAGATGGGGGTTTACGCAGAAATCGTTCCCTATTTTGAACCAATTGAAAAAATTAAGGAAAGAGAACCTAAAGGAATTATCTTATCAGGTGGACCAGCTTCTGTTTATTTAGAAGATGCATTCATGATTGATAAAGAAATATATAACTTAGGTGTTCCTATATTTGGTATTTGTTATGGAATGCAACTAACTACTCATCTTTTAGGTGGAAAAGTAGAAGCTGCTGACAAACAAGAATTTGGGAAAGCTCATCTTTTAATAGATGATGACGCAAGTCCATTATTTGAAGGAATTCCTAATGATTCTCAAGTATGGATGAGTCACCAAGACCATGTTGTTGAATTAGCACCTGGTTTCAGACAAATAGCACATACTGATTCTTGTATAGCTACTTGTTATAATGAAGAAAAAAATATCTATTGTGTTCAATTCCATCCAGAAGTTACTCACTCTGAATATGGAAAAGAAATCTATAGAAACTTTGTTTTTAACATTGCAAAATGTACTAAAAACTGGAGTATGGCAAACTATATAGATGAAACTATTAAAAACATAAAAGAAAAAGTTGGAGACAAGAAAGTGTTACTAGGACTTTCTGGAGGAGTTGACTCTTCTGTTGCTGCAACTTTAATCCATAAAGCAATTGGAGATCAATTAATTTGTATCTTCGTTGATACTGGACTTTTAAGAAAAGACGAAGCAAAAACAGTTATGGAAGTATATTCAGAACATTTCCATATGAACATCAAATGTGTTGATGCTGAAGCTAGATTCTTAACAAAATTAGCAGGAGTTGCTGATCCTGAGAAGAAAAGAAAAATAATTGGAAATGAATTCATTGAAGTATTTAATGAAGAAGCTTCTAAATTAAAAGATGTTGATTTCTTAGCACAAGGAACAATATATCCTGATGTAATAGAATCACAATCTGTAAAAGGACCTTCTATGACAATCAAATCTCATCATAATGTTGGAGGACTTCCTGAAGATATGGACTTCACTCTTCTTGAGCCACTAAGAGAATTATTTAAAGATGAGGTAAGAAAAGTTGGAAGAGAACTTGGAATACCAGATCATATGATCGACAGACATCCATTCCCAGGTCCAGGACTTGGAATCAGAATTTTAGGAGATGTGGATAAAGAGAAAGCTGATATCTTAAGAGAAGCTGACGCTATATTCATTGAAGAATTAAGAAGAGCAGACTTATATACAAAAGTAAGTCAAGCATTTGTAGTTCTTTTACCTGTAAAATCTGTTGGAGTTATGGGAGATGTTAGAACTTATGAATATACTGCAGTTCTTAGATCTGCAAACACTATTGACTTCATGACTGCTACTTGGTCAAGACTTCCATTTGAATTCTTAGAATTAGTTTCTAATAGAATTATAAATGAGGTAAAAGGAATCAATAGATTAACTTATGATATTTCATCTAAACCACCAGCAACTATCGAGTGGGAATAA
- the polA gene encoding DNA polymerase I, with translation MKKIVLLDTSAIMYRAFYANMNFRTKNEPTGAVYGFTNTLLSVIKQFSPDFIGAAKDVKRATLKRSEIYEEYKQDRQAMPEDLVTQIPRIDEVLDSFGIGRYKINGYEADDVLGTISKKFSHEGYEVFIITGDKDLAQLVDKNINICLMGKGENGGFKIISNDEEVIEHLGVPASKIPDLFGLIGDKSDGIPGVRKVGPKKAIPMLKKYGDLEGIYENVDHLRELPGIGPGLIKNIVEDKELAFLSRKLAVIKKDIDLDIKIEDLEFHIDSERLLALFKELGFRALIKRMNLNEVVEKMKEAKENNPVSENSKTTEVKNDEIDVISKKTIEENSSQLGLFFGSPEAKKETIEKISKIVSTKEDLNELIKDLKTEEKIFFYQEGPGMSLVTKKGNYYIPLFHNLKLGEAYSNLDRKYLEEIFNLDKKFVTYDFKNILKNIYKLPVSKMDLDEMLAYHLITSQTRVGIEAIAMREGIEGIYKYNEVFKKEIPENIGIPDFADFLNKRVNLIKEVYKDLIEDLKDKNLLEVLHDIEMPLIEVLNNMEENGILINKEYFSKMSSEVGTLLDSTEKKVYEIAGEEFNLNSPKQLAEVLFFKLNIDPVKKTKTGYSTNSEVLEVLNDRGEEIAKHILEYRKFSKLKSTYLDALPKAADKNNVIHTTFNQTGTATGRLSSSDPNLQNIPVKTEDGIEIREGFIADSGYKLLGIDYSQIELRVLTEISKDENLIEAYKDDQDLHSLTARRIFDLSDEEEVTPKQRSMAKIVNFSIIYGKTPFGLSKELKITRAEATSYIERYFQEYPKVKKLEEEIIENATKTGYSETYFKRRRDIEGINSKNKNLRNQADRMAVNTVIQGTAAEIIKKVMIEVYNEIKNNEDIKMLLQVHDELIFQVKEDKIENYKTIIENIMENTVHFDNVRLKVNGAIGENWAETK, from the coding sequence ATGAAGAAAATAGTATTATTAGATACAAGTGCAATAATGTATAGAGCATTTTATGCAAATATGAATTTTAGAACAAAGAATGAACCAACTGGGGCAGTGTATGGTTTTACCAATACTCTACTTAGTGTTATCAAACAATTTTCTCCAGATTTTATCGGTGCAGCTAAAGACGTAAAAAGAGCAACTCTTAAAAGAAGTGAAATTTATGAAGAGTATAAACAAGATAGACAGGCAATGCCTGAAGATTTAGTAACTCAAATTCCTAGAATTGATGAAGTTTTAGACTCATTTGGAATAGGAAGATACAAAATAAATGGATATGAAGCTGATGATGTCCTTGGAACTATTAGTAAGAAATTTTCTCACGAAGGTTATGAAGTTTTCATAATTACTGGGGATAAAGATTTGGCTCAGTTAGTTGACAAAAATATAAACATCTGTCTTATGGGTAAGGGAGAAAATGGAGGATTCAAAATCATTTCAAATGATGAAGAAGTTATAGAACATCTTGGAGTTCCTGCTAGTAAAATACCTGATCTATTTGGACTTATTGGAGATAAAAGTGATGGAATACCTGGTGTAAGAAAAGTAGGACCAAAGAAAGCTATTCCAATGCTAAAAAAATATGGTGACTTAGAAGGTATATATGAAAACGTTGATCATCTAAGAGAACTTCCAGGAATAGGACCTGGATTAATAAAAAATATAGTTGAAGATAAGGAACTTGCTTTCCTAAGTAGAAAACTTGCAGTTATCAAAAAAGATATTGATCTTGATATAAAAATAGAAGATCTTGAATTTCATATAGATAGCGAAAGATTACTTGCTTTATTTAAAGAGCTTGGATTTAGAGCCCTTATTAAAAGAATGAACTTAAATGAAGTTGTTGAAAAAATGAAAGAAGCTAAAGAAAACAATCCAGTTTCTGAAAACTCTAAAACTACTGAAGTTAAAAATGACGAAATTGATGTTATATCTAAAAAAACTATTGAAGAAAATTCTTCTCAACTTGGACTTTTCTTTGGAAGTCCTGAAGCTAAGAAAGAGACAATTGAAAAAATTTCTAAAATAGTTTCTACTAAGGAAGATTTGAATGAATTAATAAAAGATTTAAAAACTGAGGAAAAAATATTCTTCTATCAAGAAGGACCTGGTATGTCCCTTGTTACAAAAAAAGGAAACTATTATATTCCTCTTTTCCATAATTTAAAATTAGGAGAAGCTTATAGTAATTTAGATAGAAAATATTTAGAAGAAATATTTAATTTAGATAAGAAATTTGTAACTTATGATTTTAAAAATATATTAAAAAATATATATAAATTACCTGTAAGTAAAATGGACCTTGATGAAATGCTTGCATATCATTTAATAACTTCTCAAACTAGAGTTGGTATTGAAGCTATTGCAATGAGAGAAGGTATTGAAGGTATATATAAATATAATGAAGTATTTAAAAAAGAAATTCCAGAAAATATTGGAATTCCTGATTTTGCTGATTTTTTAAACAAAAGAGTTAACCTTATTAAGGAAGTATATAAAGATTTAATAGAAGACTTAAAGGATAAAAATTTACTTGAAGTTTTACATGATATTGAGATGCCTTTAATAGAAGTTCTTAATAATATGGAAGAAAATGGTATCCTTATTAATAAAGAATATTTTTCTAAAATGTCTAGTGAAGTTGGAACTTTATTAGATAGTACTGAAAAGAAAGTATATGAAATTGCTGGAGAAGAATTTAATTTAAATTCTCCAAAACAACTAGCTGAAGTTTTATTCTTCAAGCTAAACATAGATCCTGTTAAGAAAACTAAAACTGGTTACTCAACTAACAGTGAAGTTTTAGAAGTCCTAAATGACAGGGGAGAAGAAATTGCAAAACATATATTAGAATATAGAAAATTTTCTAAATTAAAATCTACTTATCTAGATGCTCTACCAAAAGCAGCAGATAAAAACAATGTTATTCATACAACATTTAATCAAACAGGAACAGCAACTGGAAGATTATCTTCATCTGATCCAAACTTACAAAATATTCCTGTTAAAACAGAAGATGGAATTGAGATAAGAGAAGGATTTATTGCTGATTCAGGTTATAAATTACTTGGAATAGATTATTCTCAAATAGAATTAAGAGTTTTAACTGAAATTTCAAAGGATGAAAATCTAATTGAAGCATACAAGGATGATCAAGATTTACATAGTCTAACAGCTAGAAGAATATTTGATTTAAGTGATGAAGAAGAAGTTACTCCAAAACAAAGATCAATGGCTAAAATTGTAAACTTTAGTATTATCTATGGTAAAACTCCATTTGGTCTTTCAAAGGAATTAAAAATAACTAGAGCAGAAGCTACTTCATATATAGAAAGATATTTCCAAGAATATCCAAAGGTTAAAAAATTAGAAGAAGAAATAATTGAAAATGCCACTAAAACTGGTTATTCTGAAACATATTTTAAAAGAAGAAGAGATATTGAAGGAATAAATTCTAAAAATAAAAACCTTAGAAATCAAGCAGATAGAATGGCTGTAAATACAGTTATCCAGGGTACTGCTGCTGAGATAATTAAAAAAGTTATGATTGAAGTATATAACGAAATTAAAAATAATGAAGATATAAAAATGTTACTACAAGTACACGATGAGCTTATTTTCCAAGTAAAAGAAGATAAAATTGAAAATTATAAAACTATTATAGAAAACATTATGGAAAATACTGTACATTTTGATAATGTAAGGTTGAAAGTTAATGGTGCCATTGGTGAAAATTGGGCAGAAACTAAATAG
- a CDS encoding Arm DNA-binding domain-containing protein, whose amino-acid sequence MSVYKGENGKYYVSFYYMRWNGKRVRKKKEGFKTKKEAMLYERDFLKVK is encoded by the coding sequence ATGTCAGTATATAAAGGAGAAAATGGAAAGTACTATGTCTCATTTTATTATATGAGATGGAATGGAAAAAGAGTAAGAAAGAAAAAAGAAGGGTTTAAAACTAAGAAAGAAGCAATGCTTTATGAAAGAGATTTTTTGAAGGTAAAATAG
- a CDS encoding bifunctional riboflavin kinase/FAD synthetase, producing the protein MKVIKDILKCDEKLNNSYVALGTFDGIHRGHRELIQGAVDKARENNGISVVYTFLNHPLEVIFPDKKPKMINTTKEKLFILEEIGVDYVVLQTFDDDFANITKEDFIDKILLEKLGAKEIFVGFNYTFGQKGKGNTEFLQEYTRCKDLKINIIPPVECRGKVLSSTVIRKLILEGKMEKANLFLGRPLLISGIVEHGKKLGRMLGYPTANLKIMNKIYPPFGIYGGTVTIEGDDNVHIAVINIGQNPTLKPGELSVEVHILDFQGDLYGKRIYVDLEKHLRDEKKFDSIEDLIKGIGNDVKRWREIKGK; encoded by the coding sequence ATGAAGGTAATAAAAGATATATTAAAATGCGATGAAAAATTAAATAATAGTTATGTTGCCCTTGGAACTTTTGATGGTATTCATAGGGGACATAGAGAACTTATACAAGGAGCTGTTGATAAAGCTAGAGAAAATAACGGTATTTCTGTTGTTTACACTTTTTTAAATCATCCCTTGGAAGTAATTTTTCCAGATAAGAAACCTAAAATGATTAACACTACTAAGGAAAAATTATTTATTTTAGAGGAAATCGGTGTTGACTATGTTGTTTTACAAACCTTTGATGATGATTTTGCAAATATCACCAAGGAAGATTTTATTGACAAAATATTACTTGAAAAATTAGGAGCTAAAGAAATTTTTGTTGGATTTAACTATACTTTTGGTCAAAAGGGAAAAGGAAACACTGAGTTTTTACAAGAGTATACTAGATGCAAAGATTTAAAAATAAATATTATTCCCCCTGTTGAATGTAGAGGGAAGGTTCTTAGTTCAACTGTTATTAGAAAACTTATACTTGAAGGTAAGATGGAAAAAGCTAATCTTTTCCTAGGAAGACCTCTTTTAATTTCTGGTATTGTTGAACATGGTAAGAAACTTGGAAGAATGTTAGGATACCCAACTGCTAATCTTAAAATAATGAATAAAATTTATCCTCCATTTGGAATATATGGTGGAACTGTTACAATTGAAGGAGATGATAATGTCCATATAGCTGTTATTAATATAGGACAAAATCCAACTTTAAAGCCTGGTGAACTAAGTGTTGAAGTTCATATTCTTGATTTCCAAGGAGACTTATATGGAAAAAGAATATATGTTGATTTAGAAAAACATTTACGTGATGAAAAGAAGTTTGACTCTATAGAAGACTTAATAAAAGGAATTGGAAATGATGTTAAAAGATGGAGAGAAATCAAAGGAAAATAA
- the whiA gene encoding DNA-binding protein WhiA, with amino-acid sequence MSYTYKVKNEIIKKSNYTTKEKVAELRGILEVKNAILKDRIELKLESIELANRVYRILKEVTNLKINVKYLVSMHFGEHKTYVITIEKQNGFKDLLNILETCNEDKLIEDEEKRVGFIRGLFLMTGYIKSPEKEYALDFFIDNIEIAEELFRVFEKLHKKVFITDKRKKKLVYFRNSEDILDVLVMLGAIKEFYKYEETTMMKDLKNKTIREMNWEVANETKSLNTGLKQIRMVNYIGANLGLNNLTPVLEEVAFLRLENPEASLQELAQMIGISKSGIRNRFRRIETIYNELLKETEKE; translated from the coding sequence ATGTCCTATACCTATAAAGTTAAAAATGAGATAATTAAAAAGTCTAATTACACAACAAAAGAAAAAGTAGCAGAATTACGTGGAATTTTAGAGGTAAAAAATGCTATACTTAAAGATAGAATAGAGTTAAAATTAGAAAGTATAGAACTTGCTAACAGAGTTTACAGAATTTTAAAGGAAGTTACAAATTTAAAAATAAACGTTAAATACCTTGTAAGTATGCATTTTGGAGAACATAAAACATATGTCATTACAATTGAAAAGCAAAATGGTTTTAAAGATCTTTTGAATATACTTGAAACTTGTAATGAAGATAAGCTTATAGAAGATGAAGAAAAAAGAGTTGGTTTCATAAGAGGACTGTTTCTTATGACTGGATATATTAAATCTCCTGAAAAGGAATACGCTCTTGATTTCTTTATTGATAATATAGAAATTGCTGAAGAATTATTTAGAGTTTTTGAAAAATTACATAAAAAAGTATTTATAACAGATAAAAGAAAAAAGAAACTTGTTTATTTTAGAAATTCTGAAGATATCCTAGATGTACTTGTTATGCTTGGAGCTATTAAAGAATTTTATAAATATGAAGAAACTACCATGATGAAGGATTTAAAAAACAAAACAATTAGAGAAATGAATTGGGAAGTTGCAAATGAAACAAAATCCTTAAATACTGGTTTAAAACAAATAAGAATGGTTAATTATATTGGAGCAAACTTAGGACTTAACAACTTAACTCCTGTACTTGAGGAAGTAGCTTTCTTAAGACTTGAAAATCCTGAGGCTTCTTTACAAGAATTAGCACAAATGATTGGAATATCAAAATCAGGTATCAGAAACAGGTTCAGACGTATTGAAACAATTTACAATGAACTACTAAAAGAAACTGAAAAGGAGTAA